The following are encoded in a window of Limibacter armeniacum genomic DNA:
- the mutS gene encoding DNA mismatch repair protein MutS has product MAKKADKKEKETPLMKQYNAIKAKHPGALLLFRVGDFYETFGEDAITASKILDIVLTKRSNGSASAVELAGFPHHALDTYLPRLVKAGQRVAICDQLEDPKAAKGIVKRGITELVTPGVSFNDNVLNVKRNNYLASVHFEKDAVGVAFLDISTGEFLTAQGDFSYIEKLLQSFAPSEVIYCRIQREVYQERLGDLYTTFQLEDWVYTHEFGYERLTKHFGTKSLKGFGIENMKAGIIAAGAALYYLEATEHHQVSHISTLSRIEEDKYVWLDKFTIRNLELLYPQQEGGVPLIETLDRSVTPMGARLMKKWTVLPLKNKQVIDERLNTVAFFTEEEELMEDTLQPLRQIGDIERLISKVAVGRINPREMVQLKKALKNTLPIKDILEKTDAPQVQKLADRLNRCDLLIEKIEKELDDNPPLNATQGGLVKEGIDTELDELRKIAFSGKDYLKQIQQRETERTGIPSLKIGYNKVFGYYLEVRNAHKDKVPSEWIRKSTLVSSERYITEELKTYEEKILTAESQIQVIESRIFTELICTANEYVAQVQQNAGTLAILDCLLSFAQNALEYNYAKPTIKDDKKLLIKEGRHPVIERQLPIGEEYIPNDIKLSDDDQQILIITGPNMAGKSALLRQTALIVLMAQMGSFVPAKSAEIGLVDKVFTRVGASDNLSKGESTFMVEMTETASILNNLSDRSLILMDEIGRGTSTYDGISIAWSIVEYLHNHKGAKAKTLFATHYHELNQLAEDFPRIKNYNVAVKEYKGKVIFMRKLQEGGSEHSFGIHVAQLAGMPSNIVDRANEILHHLEQDKITAEHKERVKEVPKNNYQLSIFDATDPAAEKLKKTLKDLDVNTLTPIEALMKLNELKGLLKN; this is encoded by the coding sequence TTGGCAAAGAAAGCAGACAAAAAGGAGAAAGAGACTCCGTTGATGAAACAGTACAATGCGATCAAGGCAAAACACCCAGGAGCGCTATTACTGTTCAGAGTAGGCGATTTCTACGAAACGTTTGGGGAAGACGCCATCACTGCCAGCAAGATTCTGGACATTGTTCTAACCAAAAGATCTAATGGCAGTGCATCTGCAGTAGAGCTTGCAGGATTCCCTCACCATGCGTTGGACACTTACCTTCCTCGACTTGTAAAGGCTGGACAGCGTGTTGCTATTTGTGACCAATTGGAAGATCCTAAAGCTGCCAAGGGTATTGTAAAGAGGGGAATTACAGAACTTGTAACACCTGGTGTATCCTTCAACGACAATGTCTTGAATGTAAAACGCAACAACTATCTGGCTTCAGTACACTTTGAAAAAGATGCTGTTGGCGTCGCGTTTTTGGATATTTCAACAGGTGAGTTCCTTACAGCACAAGGTGACTTTTCCTATATCGAGAAGTTATTACAAAGCTTTGCGCCTTCTGAAGTAATCTACTGCCGTATACAGCGAGAAGTATATCAGGAACGTCTTGGTGATTTGTACACTACGTTCCAATTAGAGGATTGGGTATACACACATGAATTTGGTTATGAACGCCTGACCAAACATTTTGGCACCAAGTCACTGAAAGGGTTTGGTATCGAGAACATGAAGGCTGGTATTATTGCAGCAGGTGCTGCTCTATACTACCTAGAAGCCACTGAACACCATCAGGTCAGCCACATCTCAACGCTCAGCAGGATTGAAGAAGACAAATATGTTTGGCTTGACAAGTTTACAATCCGCAACCTTGAGCTTCTATATCCTCAGCAGGAAGGTGGAGTCCCATTGATCGAAACACTTGATCGCTCTGTAACGCCAATGGGTGCCAGACTAATGAAAAAGTGGACGGTTCTTCCGCTGAAAAACAAACAGGTAATTGATGAACGCTTAAATACCGTTGCTTTCTTTACTGAGGAAGAGGAACTCATGGAAGATACGCTTCAGCCTTTAAGGCAAATTGGAGATATTGAGCGACTGATTTCCAAAGTGGCAGTAGGTCGTATCAACCCAAGGGAAATGGTACAGCTTAAAAAAGCACTGAAGAATACACTCCCTATTAAAGATATCCTTGAAAAAACTGACGCACCTCAAGTTCAAAAACTGGCTGACAGATTGAACCGTTGCGACCTCCTGATTGAGAAAATCGAAAAAGAGTTAGATGACAATCCTCCTCTAAATGCAACACAAGGTGGACTTGTTAAAGAAGGGATAGATACGGAGTTAGATGAGTTGCGTAAAATTGCCTTTTCCGGTAAGGATTATCTGAAACAAATTCAGCAACGTGAAACAGAAAGAACAGGTATTCCATCACTGAAGATAGGTTACAACAAAGTCTTTGGTTATTACCTTGAAGTGCGTAATGCTCATAAGGATAAAGTACCTAGTGAATGGATCAGAAAATCAACCTTGGTTAGCTCAGAGCGATACATCACGGAGGAACTAAAAACCTATGAGGAAAAAATCCTGACTGCTGAAAGTCAGATTCAAGTCATAGAAAGCAGAATCTTCACTGAGCTTATCTGTACTGCTAATGAATATGTAGCTCAAGTACAGCAAAACGCAGGTACACTTGCCATCTTGGACTGTCTTCTGTCATTTGCACAAAACGCATTGGAATACAATTACGCCAAACCAACAATCAAGGATGACAAAAAGCTTCTCATTAAAGAAGGTCGCCACCCTGTGATTGAGCGTCAGTTGCCAATTGGCGAAGAGTATATTCCTAATGATATCAAGCTCAGCGATGACGATCAGCAAATACTGATAATTACAGGTCCGAATATGGCTGGTAAATCCGCCCTATTGAGACAAACAGCCCTTATTGTCCTGATGGCACAGATGGGGTCTTTTGTCCCTGCTAAGTCAGCTGAGATCGGATTGGTAGATAAAGTATTTACCAGAGTGGGTGCGTCAGATAACTTATCAAAAGGCGAATCCACTTTTATGGTTGAGATGACGGAAACCGCCAGTATTCTGAATAACCTTTCTGACCGTAGTCTTATTCTTATGGATGAAATTGGAAGGGGAACCAGTACTTATGATGGTATTTCGATTGCATGGTCAATTGTAGAGTACCTGCACAACCATAAGGGGGCCAAGGCTAAAACCTTATTTGCCACTCACTACCATGAACTAAACCAACTGGCAGAAGATTTCCCTAGAATCAAGAACTACAATGTAGCTGTCAAAGAGTATAAAGGTAAAGTAATCTTTATGCGTAAGCTTCAAGAGGGTGGCAGTGAGCACAGCTTCGGTATCCATGTTGCTCAATTGGCTGGTATGCCTTCAAACATTGTAGACAGGGCTAATGAGATTCTACACCATCTGGAACAGGACAAGATTACAGCGGAACATAAGGAAAGAGTAAAAGAAGTGCCAAAAAACAATTACCAGCTCAGCATTTTTGATGCTACTGACCCTGCAGCTGAAAAGCTTAAAAAGACCTTAAAGGATTTGGATGTCAACACTCTTACACCGATTGAGGCACTGATGAAGCTAAATGAATTAAAAGGACTTCTGAAGAACTAA